One Gemmatimonadota bacterium DNA window includes the following coding sequences:
- a CDS encoding PadR family transcriptional regulator — translation MARTRTDVLQGTLTLLVLRTLARGRLHGYAITTHIQRVSQELLRVEEGSLYPALHRMEQEGWIRSEWGLTETNRRARFYAITALGRKQLAAEQDNWERLIAGVGHVLRFAGSVA, via the coding sequence GTGGCCCGTACCCGCACCGATGTGCTGCAGGGCACCCTGACCCTGCTGGTCCTGCGCACCCTCGCGCGGGGGCGGCTGCACGGGTACGCCATCACCACCCATATCCAGCGGGTGTCCCAGGAGCTGCTGCGGGTGGAGGAGGGTTCGCTCTACCCCGCCCTGCACCGGATGGAACAGGAGGGGTGGATCCGCTCCGAGTGGGGGCTCACCGAGACCAACCGGCGGGCGCGCTTCTACGCCATCACGGCGCTGGGGCGGAAGCAGCTGGCGGCGGAGCAGGACAACTGGGAGCGCCTGATCGCGGGGGTGGGCCACGTGCTCCGCTTTGCCGGATCGGTGGCCTGA
- a CDS encoding S9 family peptidase, with the protein MTAVAVPPGRTTTPVEAPPRAPRHPTVRTLHGDVRTDDYAWLRERGDPAVLAYLEAENRWTDAATAHTAGLRETLYQELLGRLREADQSVPLWYRGWWYSTRTEPGRPYPVYLRQAGSTDAPEQVILDQNQLADGLPYHALGGLEVSPDGRWLLYLEDTTGERSYTLSLKDLERGEVVERLEEVWTGVAWADDSRTYFYMTADSARRGHAVWRRARGTPRTADACVFDEPDPLYDVGVRRSRSGRSILIDSDSFSTADCRVIPGDDPAAPPRLLLPRREGIEYRADHGPDGYYLVTNDGAPEFRVVRLTEPGGAVTEVVPARAGVFVEGLDLFRHHLVLTERVAGLRRFRVRALAGGMERTIAFAEGAYGVVAGLNPDFESAAFRFTYSSLLTPPSVYDEELATGARVLRKRQPVPGGHDPERYELRRLDAPGRDGARVPVTLLLRRGAPCDGSNPLLLHGYGAYGASVEPVFSSAVLSLVDRGFVYAIAHVRGGQELGRGWYDAGRMLRKRNTFEDFVAVAEELIRRGYTRPDRLTAQGASAGGLLMGVVANERPDLFRALVAEVPFVDVINTMLDPTLPLTAQEWEQWGNPAREEEYRYLQGYSPYDNVRPQAYPWLLVTGALHDSQVMYWEPAKWVARLRATGTGNAPLLLQTHLEGGHVGPSDRYARLRETAFRYAFLLDAVGLAGGATP; encoded by the coding sequence ATGACCGCCGTCGCCGTCCCTCCCGGCCGCACCACCACCCCTGTCGAGGCGCCCCCCCGCGCCCCGCGCCATCCCACCGTGCGCACGCTGCACGGCGACGTCCGCACGGATGACTACGCCTGGCTGCGGGAGCGTGGAGACCCGGCGGTGCTGGCGTACCTCGAGGCCGAGAACCGGTGGACCGACGCCGCCACGGCGCACACCGCGGGGCTGCGCGAGACCCTCTACCAGGAGCTCCTCGGGCGGCTGCGCGAGGCGGACCAGTCGGTGCCGCTCTGGTACCGGGGGTGGTGGTACTCCACCCGCACGGAGCCGGGGCGCCCCTATCCGGTGTACCTGCGCCAGGCGGGATCCACCGACGCACCGGAGCAGGTAATCCTCGACCAGAACCAGCTCGCCGACGGGCTCCCGTACCATGCGCTGGGCGGGCTCGAGGTGAGCCCCGACGGCCGCTGGCTCCTGTACCTCGAGGACACCACGGGCGAGCGGAGCTACACGCTCTCGCTCAAGGACCTCGAGCGGGGCGAGGTGGTGGAGCGGCTGGAGGAGGTGTGGACCGGCGTGGCCTGGGCCGACGACAGCCGCACCTACTTCTACATGACCGCCGACAGCGCACGGCGGGGCCACGCGGTGTGGCGCCGCGCGCGCGGCACCCCGCGGACCGCCGACGCCTGCGTCTTCGACGAGCCGGATCCGCTGTACGACGTGGGGGTGCGCCGCTCCCGCAGCGGACGCTCCATCCTGATCGACAGCGACAGCTTCTCCACCGCCGACTGCCGGGTGATCCCGGGCGACGACCCCGCCGCGCCGCCGCGGCTCCTGCTGCCGCGCCGCGAGGGCATCGAGTACCGCGCCGACCACGGCCCCGACGGGTACTACCTGGTGACCAACGACGGGGCGCCGGAGTTCCGGGTGGTGCGCCTCACCGAACCCGGTGGCGCGGTGACGGAGGTGGTGCCGGCGCGGGCCGGGGTATTCGTCGAGGGCCTCGACCTCTTCCGGCACCACCTGGTGCTCACCGAACGGGTGGCGGGGCTGCGCCGCTTCCGGGTGCGCGCGCTGGCCGGCGGGATGGAGCGGACCATCGCGTTCGCCGAGGGCGCCTACGGCGTGGTGGCGGGCCTCAACCCCGACTTCGAGAGCGCGGCGTTCCGCTTCACTTACTCGAGCCTGCTCACGCCGCCGTCGGTGTACGACGAGGAGCTCGCCACCGGCGCACGGGTGCTGCGGAAGCGGCAGCCGGTGCCGGGGGGCCATGACCCGGAGCGCTACGAGCTGCGCCGGCTGGACGCGCCGGGGCGCGACGGGGCCCGCGTCCCGGTGACGCTGCTGCTCCGGCGCGGCGCCCCCTGCGACGGCAGCAACCCGCTGCTGCTGCACGGCTATGGCGCCTACGGCGCGAGCGTGGAGCCGGTCTTCAGCAGCGCCGTGCTCTCCCTCGTGGACCGGGGCTTCGTGTACGCCATCGCCCACGTGCGCGGCGGGCAGGAGCTGGGGCGCGGGTGGTACGACGCCGGCCGCATGCTCCGGAAGCGGAACACCTTCGAGGACTTCGTCGCGGTGGCGGAGGAGCTGATCCGCCGCGGCTACACCCGCCCCGACCGGCTCACGGCGCAGGGCGCGAGCGCGGGGGGACTGCTCATGGGCGTGGTGGCCAACGAGCGGCCCGACCTGTTCCGGGCGCTGGTGGCGGAGGTTCCCTTCGTCGACGTGATCAACACCATGCTCGACCCCACCCTGCCGCTCACCGCCCAGGAGTGGGAGCAGTGGGGCAACCCGGCGCGGGAGGAGGAGTACCGCTACCTGCAGGGGTACTCGCCGTACGACAACGTCCGCCCGCAGGCCTACCCCTGGCTGCTGGTGACCGGCGCGCTGCACGACTCCCAGGTGATGTACTGGGAGCCGGCCAAGTGGGTGGCCCGGCTGCGCGCCACCGGCACCGGCAACGCCCCCCTCCTGTTGCAGACCCACCTCGAGGGCGGGCACGTGGGCCCCTCCGACCGCTACGCGCGGCTGCGCGAGACCGCCTTCCGCTACGCCTTCCTGCTCGATGCCGTCGGCCTGGCCGGCGGCGCCACCCCCTAG
- a CDS encoding TolC family protein: MSPCLRAALVGTLLSLGPSAAGLAAQQEPLDALVAEGLARNPDLRRAEHQLAQADAAVREATGRWLPALTLTARYSERSGNILDIGEMVNPAFRALNQLLGQDAFPTDVSLKQPFKQETGLRLTQPLFQPAVAAGVGVAREGRAAEAAGLVGERRALAARIRLAYLDYARAVRVEELFTATLGLLTENLRVHTALLAQGVITPDALLRARADHSEGLQRQADAANLRTSARETFNLLLDRPAAAPLELLPDSLLGITAGMGQDSAVAAALRGRTELRQLDHGIAAAAGAERYANAAFLPSLVAAIDWGIQGDRYRFRGSQDFLVASLVLQWNLFNGGQDQARRQQARARRDALVEARRWAAGQVALETRAAWRAAEVARLNESTAADRLASAARSYELVERKFREGAAAQVELIDARTASTAAALNQILTHYDHLARRVELERAAGLYPHDGGQDR, from the coding sequence GTGTCCCCCTGTCTCCGTGCCGCGCTGGTCGGCACCCTCCTCAGCCTCGGCCCCTCCGCCGCCGGGCTCGCGGCCCAGCAGGAGCCGCTCGATGCCCTCGTGGCCGAGGGGCTGGCCCGGAACCCCGACCTGCGCCGGGCCGAGCACCAGCTCGCCCAGGCCGATGCCGCGGTGCGGGAGGCCACCGGCCGCTGGCTCCCCGCGCTCACCCTCACCGCCCGCTACTCGGAACGCTCGGGGAACATCCTCGACATCGGCGAGATGGTGAACCCGGCCTTCCGGGCCCTGAACCAGCTGCTGGGCCAGGACGCCTTCCCGACCGACGTGAGCCTCAAGCAGCCGTTCAAGCAGGAGACCGGCCTGCGGCTCACCCAGCCGCTCTTCCAGCCCGCCGTGGCGGCCGGGGTGGGCGTGGCGCGCGAGGGCCGCGCCGCGGAGGCCGCGGGCCTGGTGGGGGAACGGCGCGCGCTCGCGGCGCGCATCCGGCTGGCCTACCTCGACTACGCGCGCGCGGTGCGGGTGGAGGAGCTCTTCACGGCCACCCTCGGGCTGCTCACCGAGAACCTCCGGGTGCATACCGCGCTGCTGGCGCAGGGCGTGATCACGCCGGACGCGCTGCTGCGCGCCCGGGCCGATCACAGCGAGGGGCTCCAGCGCCAGGCCGACGCCGCCAACCTCCGTACCTCCGCACGGGAGACGTTCAACCTGCTGCTCGACCGGCCGGCCGCGGCGCCGCTCGAGCTGCTGCCCGACTCCCTGCTGGGGATCACCGCCGGCATGGGCCAGGACAGCGCGGTGGCGGCGGCCCTTCGTGGCCGGACCGAGTTGCGCCAGCTCGACCACGGCATCGCCGCGGCGGCCGGCGCGGAGCGCTACGCCAATGCGGCCTTCCTCCCCTCGCTCGTGGCCGCGATCGACTGGGGCATCCAGGGCGATCGGTACCGCTTCCGTGGCAGCCAGGACTTCCTGGTCGCGTCGCTGGTGCTGCAGTGGAACCTCTTCAACGGCGGCCAGGACCAGGCCCGGCGCCAGCAGGCGCGGGCGCGGCGCGATGCGCTGGTCGAGGCCCGCCGGTGGGCCGCCGGGCAGGTGGCGCTGGAGACGCGGGCCGCGTGGCGGGCGGCGGAGGTGGCGCGGCTCAACGAGTCCACGGCGGCCGACCGGCTGGCCAGCGCCGCGCGCAGTTACGAACTGGTGGAGCGGAAGTTCCGGGAGGGGGCGGCCGCGCAGGTGGAGCTGATCGATGCCCGCACCGCCTCCACCGCCGCGGCGCTCAACCAGATCCTCACCCACTATGACCACCTGGCCCGCCGCGTGGAGCTGGAGCGCGCCGCGGGCCTGTATCCCCACGACGGAGGGCAGGACCGATGA
- a CDS encoding efflux RND transporter periplasmic adaptor subunit, whose product MTTHPIPGARRALAAGLVALCAAGCGAGPAPEPVGTAATRRIPVTLVPVRDSAITPPVRGTGVLATKEEVPLGFKIGGVVARILVDEGSVVRAGQLLAELAQPEIGAEVAKAEAAAAQAERDLARAEALYRDSVIARERYEGAVTGAEMARANLRIARFNEQYAVIRAPQAGTILRRLAEVGQQIGNGAPVLVLAGGGRGQVLRVGLADRDAARVSLGDHATVQFEGVSGGPLRGRVTQRAAAASPGSGAWDIEVTLLDPMPVATGLIGRVEITPGRAATARIVPLAALLEGEGDSAVVYTVARDSLGAARARRVVVTVGLLAGDHAAVTAGLAAVDSVVTAGAGYLTDGAAVAPVPSGDTP is encoded by the coding sequence ATGACCACCCATCCGATCCCGGGTGCACGCCGCGCCCTCGCCGCGGGCCTCGTGGCCCTCTGCGCCGCCGGGTGCGGCGCCGGGCCGGCGCCGGAGCCGGTCGGCACCGCCGCGACCCGGCGGATCCCCGTGACGCTGGTGCCGGTGCGCGACAGCGCCATCACCCCGCCGGTGCGCGGCACCGGCGTGCTGGCCACCAAGGAGGAGGTGCCGCTCGGCTTCAAGATCGGCGGCGTGGTGGCGCGCATCCTGGTGGATGAAGGGAGCGTGGTGCGGGCGGGCCAGCTGCTCGCCGAGCTGGCGCAACCGGAGATCGGGGCCGAGGTGGCCAAGGCGGAAGCGGCGGCGGCGCAGGCGGAACGGGACCTGGCGCGGGCGGAGGCGCTCTATCGCGACAGCGTCATCGCCCGGGAGCGGTACGAGGGGGCGGTGACCGGGGCGGAGATGGCGCGCGCCAACCTGCGCATCGCCCGGTTCAACGAGCAGTACGCGGTGATCCGCGCCCCCCAGGCCGGCACCATCCTGCGGCGGCTCGCGGAGGTGGGGCAGCAGATCGGCAACGGCGCGCCGGTGCTGGTGCTCGCCGGCGGCGGGCGGGGGCAGGTGCTGCGGGTGGGCCTCGCCGACCGGGACGCCGCCCGGGTGTCGCTCGGTGATCACGCGACGGTGCAATTCGAGGGGGTGAGCGGCGGGCCCCTCCGCGGGCGCGTCACCCAGCGGGCGGCGGCGGCCAGCCCCGGCAGCGGCGCGTGGGACATCGAGGTGACCCTGCTGGACCCGATGCCGGTGGCCACGGGGCTGATCGGCCGGGTGGAGATCACGCCGGGCCGGGCCGCCACCGCGCGGATCGTCCCGCTCGCCGCGCTGCTCGAGGGGGAGGGCGACAGCGCGGTGGTCTACACCGTGGCCCGCGACAGCCTGGGCGCGGCGCGGGCGCGGCGGGTGGTGGTGACGGTCGGGCTGCTGGCGGGCGATCACGCCGCCGTCACCGCGGGGCTCGCCGCGGTGGACAGCGTGGTGACCGCCGGCGCGGGGTACCTCACCGACGGCGCCGCCGTGGCGCCCGTCCCGTCCGGGGACACGCCATGA
- a CDS encoding efflux RND transporter permease subunit: protein MKLAEFSVRHYQFTIVVFLMAAVLGVYSLRTIPQAEDPTFPIASFTVVAVYPGATPADMEQLVVDPLEQRLNELDDLRKLKTEILDGLATISVEFEASSDADARYDDVVRELNALRPSLPADLARLDVQKFDASRVNIVQLALVSEALPMHVLAEEARRLTERVERVPGVRTVERWGFREREVVVELDAGRLAALRIPVGQVLQALGSEDLNIPGGTVSAGARAFSVRTSGSYRRVEEVAQTVVAGTGRAVVRLQDVARVRWGYADARHLGRYNGQRAVFLTANMKDGERIGAVRDAIYRELDQAEPGLPAGMRLERGFDQSVNVGRRLARLGEDFAIAILLVLVTLLPLGTRASLVVMISIPLSLAIGVSLLQLTGFTINQLSIVGFVIALGLLVDDSIVVVENISRFLREGHSRREAAIRATRQIAVAVLGCTATLIVAFLPILFLPGNAGRFIRSMPVAVIYTIVASLVVSLTIIPFLASLLLTEEPEGKGNVVLRGLLWVIDRSYGRWLQRALAAPRLTLALAALLVVGSLALVPLIGFSLFPRADTPQFLVRITTPDGSSLAETDRAARFVERTLAGAPGVRAVLTNVGRSNPDVYYNIIPRNERLTVAEAFVLLERYDPRATPRTLDSLQRVLDGYPGARIELVAFENGPPIDAPIAFRLVGEDLDTLRGLAAALQAHLAATPGTRNVVNPVELRGTGLRVEVDRDRAGLLGLPIAEIDRTIRLGLAGLEVGALRDATGEDYAIRVRLPAASPAPSLDGTPRPELLEQLYLASAAGGQVPLGQVARVRLDGTMPVIQHYNKERSVTVTASVVTGYNTDRVTKQVLAGLGAVPLPPGYRIIPAGEIESREESFGGLGAAIIVAVFLTLAILVLEFRTFTSTLIVASVIPLGVVGGLVALFLSGNTLSFTAMIGFVALIGIEIKNSILLVDFTNQLRAEGVGLDEAIARAGTVRFLPIVLTTLTAVGGLLPLALQGSSLYSPLALVIIGGLLSSTLLARLVTPVMYKLLPPAVGEAPAPAAALVPRTA, encoded by the coding sequence ATGAAGCTCGCCGAGTTCTCGGTCCGGCACTACCAGTTCACGATCGTCGTCTTCCTGATGGCGGCGGTGCTCGGCGTCTATTCCCTGCGCACCATCCCGCAGGCGGAGGACCCGACCTTCCCGATCGCGAGCTTCACCGTGGTGGCGGTGTATCCCGGCGCCACCCCGGCCGACATGGAACAGCTTGTGGTGGACCCGCTGGAGCAGCGCCTCAACGAACTGGACGACCTCCGCAAGCTCAAGACGGAGATCCTGGACGGCCTGGCCACCATCTCGGTGGAGTTCGAGGCCTCGAGCGACGCCGACGCGCGCTACGACGACGTGGTGCGGGAGCTCAACGCCCTGCGGCCCTCGCTGCCCGCGGACCTGGCGCGCCTCGACGTCCAGAAGTTCGACGCCAGCCGGGTGAACATCGTGCAGCTGGCGCTGGTCTCGGAGGCGCTGCCGATGCACGTGCTGGCGGAGGAGGCGCGGCGGCTCACCGAGCGGGTGGAGCGGGTGCCCGGGGTACGCACGGTGGAACGGTGGGGATTCCGGGAGCGCGAGGTGGTGGTGGAGCTCGACGCCGGCCGGCTCGCGGCGCTGCGGATCCCGGTGGGCCAGGTGCTGCAGGCCCTCGGGAGCGAGGACCTGAACATCCCCGGCGGCACGGTGAGCGCCGGGGCACGGGCCTTCTCGGTGCGCACCAGCGGCAGCTATCGCCGCGTGGAGGAGGTGGCCCAGACCGTGGTGGCGGGGACCGGGCGCGCGGTGGTGCGGCTGCAGGACGTGGCGCGGGTGCGCTGGGGCTACGCGGACGCGCGGCACCTGGGCCGCTACAACGGCCAGCGCGCGGTGTTCCTCACCGCCAACATGAAGGACGGCGAGCGGATCGGCGCGGTGCGCGACGCCATCTACCGCGAGCTCGACCAGGCCGAACCGGGGCTGCCGGCGGGGATGCGGCTGGAGCGCGGCTTCGACCAGTCGGTGAACGTGGGGCGGCGGCTGGCGCGGCTGGGCGAGGACTTCGCGATCGCGATCCTGCTGGTGCTGGTCACGCTGCTCCCGCTCGGCACCCGGGCCTCGCTGGTGGTGATGATCTCGATCCCGCTCTCCCTGGCCATCGGGGTGTCGCTGCTGCAGCTCACCGGCTTCACCATCAACCAGCTCTCGATCGTGGGGTTCGTGATCGCGCTGGGGCTGCTGGTGGACGATTCCATCGTGGTGGTCGAGAACATCAGCCGGTTCCTGCGCGAGGGTCACTCGCGCCGCGAGGCGGCGATCCGGGCCACCCGGCAGATCGCGGTGGCGGTGCTGGGCTGCACCGCCACGCTGATCGTGGCCTTCCTGCCGATCCTCTTCCTGCCGGGGAACGCGGGCAGGTTCATCCGCAGCATGCCGGTGGCGGTGATCTACACCATCGTGGCGTCGCTGGTGGTCTCGCTCACCATCATCCCCTTCCTGGCGAGCCTGCTCCTCACGGAGGAGCCCGAGGGCAAGGGCAACGTGGTGCTGCGCGGCCTGCTGTGGGTCATCGACCGGAGCTACGGGCGCTGGCTGCAGCGCGCGCTGGCGGCGCCCCGCCTCACCCTGGCGCTGGCGGCGCTGCTGGTGGTGGGGAGCCTGGCGCTGGTGCCGCTGATCGGCTTCTCGCTCTTCCCCAGGGCCGACACCCCGCAGTTCCTGGTGCGGATCACCACCCCCGACGGCTCGAGCCTGGCCGAGACCGACCGCGCCGCGCGGTTCGTGGAGCGCACCCTGGCCGGGGCGCCGGGGGTGCGGGCGGTGCTCACCAACGTGGGCCGCAGCAATCCGGACGTCTACTACAACATCATCCCCCGCAACGAGCGGCTCACGGTGGCGGAGGCGTTCGTGCTGCTGGAGCGCTACGACCCGCGCGCCACCCCGCGGACGCTCGACTCGCTGCAGCGGGTGCTCGACGGCTACCCGGGGGCGCGGATCGAGCTGGTGGCCTTCGAGAACGGGCCCCCGATCGACGCCCCGATCGCCTTCCGGCTGGTGGGGGAGGACCTCGACACGCTACGCGGGCTCGCGGCCGCGCTGCAGGCGCACCTCGCGGCCACGCCCGGCACCCGCAACGTGGTGAACCCGGTGGAACTCCGCGGCACCGGGCTCCGGGTGGAGGTGGACCGGGACCGGGCCGGGTTGCTCGGGCTCCCCATCGCCGAGATCGACCGCACCATCCGGCTCGGCCTGGCCGGCCTCGAGGTGGGCGCCCTGCGCGACGCCACCGGCGAGGACTACGCCATCCGGGTGCGGCTCCCCGCCGCCAGCCCGGCGCCGAGCCTCGATGGCACGCCACGCCCGGAGCTGCTGGAGCAGCTCTACCTCGCCAGCGCCGCCGGTGGCCAGGTGCCGCTGGGCCAGGTGGCGCGGGTGCGGCTCGACGGGACCATGCCGGTGATCCAGCACTACAACAAGGAACGCAGCGTCACCGTCACGGCCAGCGTGGTCACCGGCTACAACACCGACCGGGTCACCAAGCAGGTCCTCGCCGGGCTCGGGGCGGTGCCGCTCCCCCCGGGCTACCGCATCATCCCCGCCGGCGAGATCGAGAGCCGCGAGGAGAGCTTCGGCGGCCTGGGCGCGGCGATCATCGTGGCCGTCTTCCTCACCCTGGCCATCCTGGTGCTCGAGTTCCGCACCTTCACCAGCACCCTCATCGTGGCGTCGGTGATCCCCCTCGGCGTGGTGGGCGGCCTGGTGGCGCTGTTCCTGTCGGGGAACACCCTCTCGTTCACGGCGATGATCGGGTTCGTGGCGCTGATCGGGATCGAGATCAAGAACTCGATCCTGCTGGTGGACTTCACCAACCAGCTGCGGGCGGAGGGCGTCGGGCTGGACGAGGCGATCGCCCGGGCGGGGACGGTGCGGTTCCTGCCGATCGTGCTCACCACGCTGACGGCCGTGGGCGGGCTGCTGCCGCTGGCGCTGCAGGGGTCCTCGCTGTATTCGCCGCTGGCGCTGGTGATCATCGGCGGGCTGCTCAGCTCCACCCTGCTGGCCCGGCTGGTGACGCCGGTGATGTACAAGCTGCTGCCGCCGGCGGTGGGGGAGGCGCCGGCACCGGCGGCGGCGCTGGTCCCGCGGACCGCCTGA